A section of the Alphaproteobacteria bacterium genome encodes:
- a CDS encoding integrase core domain-containing protein — RIAPGHPEQNGRYERMHLTLQQDTASPPAATLRTQADCFRRFQRIYNEERPHEALSQTPPARHYQPSPRPWDVVLRSPELDESIDKRHVRKDGSIKWFGRMVYINENLAGEWIGVQEVAEDLLELRYGPITLDHLKPRSAKLMRNAAGGGFVDNANALSTSPPPQQP, encoded by the coding sequence CGGATCGCGCCGGGGCATCCGGAACAGAATGGCCGTTACGAACGCATGCACCTGACGTTGCAGCAAGACACGGCGAGCCCGCCGGCGGCGACGCTGCGAACCCAGGCCGATTGCTTCCGTCGGTTCCAACGGATCTACAACGAGGAGCGCCCGCATGAAGCTCTGTCTCAGACCCCGCCGGCGCGGCACTATCAGCCTTCACCGCGGCCATGGGACGTCGTGCTGCGTTCTCCTGAGCTCGATGAGAGCATAGACAAGCGCCACGTACGCAAGGACGGTTCGATCAAATGGTTCGGCCGGATGGTCTACATCAACGAGAACCTGGCCGGCGAGTGGATCGGCGTGCAGGAGGTCGCAGAGGACTTGTTAGAGCTGCGCTATGGCCCGATCACGTTGGATCACTTGAAGCCGCGCAGCGCCAAACTAATGCGCAATGCGGCCGGCGGTGGATTTGTGGATAACGCTAACGCGTTGTCCACAAGCCCACCGCCGCAACAACCGTAA
- a CDS encoding ASKHA domain-containing protein, giving the protein MTDDALVVFTPSGKRGRFARGTLVLLAARQLGVDIDSVCGGRGICGRCQVGVSEGEFAKFGLVSRSDHLSPPGEMEERFVKQGGILIAGQRLSCASEIRGDLVLDVPAASQIHRQIVRKRVESRTIDIVPLVKLHYVELEPPTIDDQTSDYSRLQAALEAEWGVSAGAPGLAFLQALPRALREGGWRVTVALRETSLPIAVCPGFRDQAHGLAVDVGTTTIAAHLCDLHSGDVLAAAGAMNPQIRFGEDLISRISYLQLNPNEADTLSTTVRRAIAELAAETCAEAGIRPGDILEASFVGNPIMHHILLGLDPLQLGRAPFPLVVDEAVTVAADDLDLGFHAGAQAYLLPCIAGHVGADTAGVLLSESPHRSDELVLIADVGTNAEIVLGNRQRLLACSSPTGPAFEGAQIDAGQRAAPGAIERVRIERETLAPRFRVIGSELWSDEPGFHEAIKSFGVTGICGSGIIEAVAEMHLAGILASSGLIDGRAWEQNPHVVPDGRVFSYRLFAGPPLIDISQTDVRAIQLAKAALYAGARLLMDRLGVETLDRIVLAGAFGSYIDPLHAMALGMIPDCPLDRVSSAGNAAGTGARIALLNADMRGEIEDLVGRVEKIETAAAPEFQDYFVAAMPLPHKDHAFPNLQRALDDGRA; this is encoded by the coding sequence ATGACTGACGACGCCCTGGTGGTTTTTACGCCGTCGGGCAAGAGGGGGCGCTTTGCGCGCGGCACCCTGGTGCTGCTGGCGGCGCGTCAGCTTGGCGTCGACATCGACAGCGTCTGCGGCGGCCGCGGCATCTGCGGCCGCTGCCAGGTTGGCGTGAGCGAAGGTGAGTTCGCCAAGTTCGGCCTGGTCTCACGCAGCGACCACCTCTCGCCGCCGGGCGAGATGGAGGAACGCTTCGTCAAACAGGGCGGCATCCTGATCGCCGGCCAGCGCCTGAGCTGCGCCAGCGAGATCCGCGGCGATCTGGTGCTCGACGTGCCGGCGGCCAGCCAGATCCACCGCCAGATCGTGCGCAAGCGGGTCGAGAGCCGGACCATCGACATCGTACCGCTGGTCAAGCTGCATTATGTCGAGCTGGAGCCCCCCACCATCGACGACCAGACCAGCGATTATTCGCGCTTGCAGGCGGCGCTGGAGGCCGAGTGGGGGGTCAGCGCCGGGGCCCCCGGGCTGGCCTTCCTGCAGGCGCTGCCCCGGGCGCTGCGTGAGGGCGGCTGGCGCGTCACCGTGGCGCTGCGGGAGACGAGCCTGCCGATCGCCGTCTGTCCCGGCTTTCGCGACCAGGCCCATGGCCTGGCGGTGGACGTCGGCACCACCACCATTGCCGCCCACCTTTGCGACCTGCACAGCGGCGACGTGCTGGCCGCCGCGGGGGCCATGAACCCGCAGATCCGCTTCGGCGAGGATCTGATCAGCCGGATTTCCTACCTCCAGCTCAACCCGAACGAGGCCGACACGCTCAGCACCACCGTGCGCCGCGCCATCGCCGAGCTGGCGGCCGAAACCTGCGCCGAGGCCGGCATCAGGCCCGGCGATATCCTCGAGGCGAGCTTCGTCGGCAATCCCATCATGCACCATATTCTCTTGGGCCTGGATCCGCTGCAGCTCGGCCGCGCGCCCTTTCCCCTGGTCGTCGACGAGGCCGTGACGGTGGCGGCCGACGATCTCGACTTGGGTTTCCACGCCGGCGCCCAGGCCTACCTTCTGCCCTGCATCGCCGGCCACGTCGGTGCCGACACCGCCGGCGTTTTGCTCTCGGAAAGCCCGCACAGATCCGACGAGTTGGTGCTGATCGCTGACGTCGGCACCAACGCCGAGATCGTGCTGGGCAACCGCCAGCGCCTGCTGGCCTGTTCCAGCCCCACCGGCCCGGCCTTCGAGGGCGCCCAGATCGACGCCGGCCAGCGCGCCGCGCCCGGCGCCATCGAGCGCGTGCGCATCGAGCGCGAGACGCTGGCGCCGCGTTTTCGCGTCATCGGCAGCGAGCTCTGGTCGGATGAACCCGGCTTCCACGAAGCCATCAAGAGCTTCGGCGTCACCGGCATCTGCGGCTCGGGCATCATCGAGGCGGTGGCCGAGATGCACCTGGCCGGCATTCTCGCCTCGAGCGGCCTGATCGACGGCCGGGCCTGGGAGCAGAACCCCCATGTGGTGCCCGACGGCCGGGTCTTCTCATACCGCCTGTTTGCCGGCCCGCCGCTCATCGACATCAGCCAGACCGACGTGCGTGCCATCCAACTGGCCAAGGCGGCGCTCTATGCCGGGGCCAGGCTGCTGATGGACCGGCTGGGGGTCGAGACCCTCGACCGCATCGTGCTGGCCGGCGCCTTCGGCAGCTACATCGACCCCTTGCACGCCATGGCGCTGGGCATGATCCCCGATTGCCCGCTGGACCGCGTCTCCTCGGCCGGCAACGCCGCCGGCACCGGCGCCCGTATCGCGCTCTTGAACGCTGATATGCGGGGCGAGATCGAGGACCTGGTAGGGCGCGTCGAAAAGATCGAGACGGCGGCGGCGCCCGAGTTCCAAGACTATTTCGTGGCCGCCATGCCGCTACCCCACAAGGACCACGCGTTTCCCAACTTGCAACGGGCGCTGGATGACGGGCGGGCGTAG